TAATCTTATAACTATATCTATCACTGTCACTATTTGCTACAGATGTAAGACTTGAATTTCCTTTAGTCCTGATTCCAACATTTCCATATGCATCACCATCTACGGTTACTTTTGCAACTTTAAATTCTTCTTTTATAGCATTTTCATTCATATCTTTTAAATCACTATCATCTATTTCTATATTAATTTCCATAACTTTGTCTCTATCAAAATATTTTTCAATATACGCATCACTATATAAATCAACACCTTTATTTCCAGATATACTGTATATTCCAACTATTGCACATAAAAATACAACCATAAATGAGATAAGAAGGGTAAGTTTTTTATCTTTCATAAAAGATTACTCCTCTCTATGCTACATAATCACCATTGTAACTTACAAGAACTGCATTAGTAACTCCATCAACTTGACTTAAATCATTTATAAGGCTTGTTTCTCCATCTTTCATTCTAACTTCAAACACCAACTCTATACCTTTTTCTGGTGTCACACTCTTTGATTTTATTTGATATTTAGAAAATACCTTTTTGATTTTGTCAGTTGCAATGTCTTCTGAATCTTCATTATTACAATTTACCATTAATATATATGGTGTTTCAGATATTGTTTTGTTTGAAAAGAAGATTAAAATTAATCCCATAATTATTGAACCCATTACAGCTAACGGAATTAAACCTGCTCCTAAAACTATCCCTGAACCCAATGACCAAAATAGAAATACTAAATCCATTGGGTCTTTAATCGCTGTTCTAAATCTTACTATAGATAAAGCTCCAACCATACCTAGAGATAAGACTACATTTGATGTAACTGCCAATATTACAAAAGTTGTAAGCATAGTAAGTGCTACAAGTGATACATTAAATGGTCGAGAATACATAATTCCCATATATGTCTTCTTATAAACCATATATATAAACAAACCTACTAAAAATGCTGAGCCTAGGGCTAAAGCACTATCCACAAATGAAAAACCTGATACGTTTTCTATAAAACTTGACTTAAAAATATCGTTAAATGTCATAATTAAAATCATCCTTCCTATTTCTTCGTTTTTTCTTTAAATTTTATTAAAACATGTCTTTATCTAAATCTTAAATTTTTATTCTTATGTATATAACCTACTTGATGCATACTTTGAAACAGCTGTAGAAGTAGTCTTATTAATTTGAACTAAATCTTTTATAAAATCTGGTATAAATTCATCATATTTAACTTCCAATACAGTCATATTTTCATCAATAACTGAAACAGTTGGCAATTCTTTATTAAATAAATCAGTTGAATTTACAGCAGTTTTGATGTCACTATCAATTGTAACTCTTACATTGCCAACTGGATAAATAAAAGCTTCTCTATCGTAATCGACTATACTTTTTGCCTCCAATCTTTCACATTTTATCTTTAAATAAAACTCCCTTAATAAACAGTTTGTTGATTCTTTTAAGAATTCAATATCATTATTTAATATCTTCAATACTTCTTTTTTAGTTAAACTAGCTGATAGCTTTGATGTCATATTATAGTGTTTTATTTTTTTTTCTAATTTTATAAAAGAACAATCATTATTATAAAATCTTATTCTGAACTTTTCTCTTATTGCAACACCATTTAACTTATCAAAAAGAGCTTTATCTTCTGGTGTATCAAAATATAAACTTCTAATAAGATATTTTCCATCCTTTGATGCATTTGCATCTTTTTTCATTATTGGATAAAGTCTTGATTTCAAAGCTAAGACATCCGCTTCAGTTATTTTATGTTTCATTTCAAATCTGTAGTTTAACTTTTTTTCCATTTTTATCACCTCTCAATTTTTAACTATGTTTGATTTATTTTATATTTAGAGTATACTTTACTCGGCTTTGTTAAATCTCCGTAAAATAAGAGCATCTTTATGGCATATATGTGGCAAACAAAATTTACTTGACGAATAACAACTATTGATTTATTTTTATATTAGTCAATTTACACCTATAAACTATTAGAAAGGAACTTTTGGGGAACTGTTTCCAAATTTATCTCATGCTTAAACTTTATATTAGTAATGACAAAATAAATAGGCTATATAGAATACAAAAAATATTTTTGTATTCTACATAGCCTTTACTCATGTTACTTATTTTCAAAGTAAGTCATTAAGTTGGATTTATTCTTTAAAAATCATGGAATATAGATTATAAATCTTCCATTAAATTATACAACTTCTTCATCATATTCTCTTGAAAACTGACTATTATAAAGTTCCTCATAAAATCCTTTATTCTCAAGAAGCTCTCTATGGTTTCCTTGTTCAATAATAGTCCCTTCTTTCATTACTAATATTAAATCTGCATCACGAATAGTTGATAATCTATGTGCGATAACAAAGCTAGTTCTTCCTCTCATCAAGTTATTCATAGCCTTTTGAATTTCAACTTCTGTCCTAGTATCTACACTAGAAGTTGCTTCATCAAGAATTAACACTGATGGGTCTGAAAGTATTGCCCTGGCAATTGTTAAAAGTTGTTTTTGACCTTGAGATAAATTAGAAGCATCTTCTGTTAATATAGTATCATATCCTTTAGGTAAAGTTCTTATAAAGTGGTCTACTCTTGCTGCTTTTGCTGCTCTTACAACATCTTCCATTGTAGCATCTGATTTACTGTACGCTATATTTTCTTTTATACTTCCATTAAATAACCAAGTATCTTGAAGAACCATTCCAAACATCGTTCTAAGTTCTCCACGTTTTAAGTCCTTTATATCAATACCATCAATAGTGATTCTACCCTCTTGTATCTCATAAAATCTCATAAGTAAATTTACAAGAGTCGTTTTTCCAGCTCCTGTTGGTCCAACAATTGCAATCTTATCTCCTGCATTTAGCTTAATGTTAATATCTTTCATAAGAATAGAATCATCACTATATCCAAATTTAACATGTTCAAATTCTACTTTACCTTTAGGTATGTTTATAACTTTTGAAGGCTCTTTATCTTTTACCTCCTCTATTTCATCCATAACTCCAAATACTCTCTCAGCAGATGCAATTGCTGCTTGAAGCATATTTGTAATATAAGATATTTCTGTAGTAGGCTCTGATGATTGATTTACATATTGAATGAATGCCTGTATACTACCCAGAGTCATTGTTCCATTTGCTGCAAATATACCACCTACAACTGCTATAACAACATACCCGATTTGATTTACAAATCTAATGATTGGAGATATTGAATATGATGAGAATTGTGCTTTTCTACTAGCATTATAAAGATTTTGATTTACTATTTTAAAGTTTTTAATAGTATCTTCTTCTTTACTAAACGCCTTAACTACTACTTGACCAGTAAACATCTCCTCTATATTACTATTTAGTTCACCTAAAGCCTTTTGGTTTTCTGAAAATCTTTTTTGTGATTTTCCAGCAATTACAATAGTAATACATAGTGAAACTCCTAATGTTATAGCTGATACTACTGTAAGTGATATACTTATATTTATCATCATAACTATAGAACCAATCACCGTAACTACTGCTGTAATAAGTTGCATTAATCCTTCCTGCAGACTATCTGCAACCTTTTCTAAATCATTTGTAACTATACTAAGAGTTTCTCCCTTTTTATGTGAGTCATAATATTTAAGTGGAAGTTTATTTAGCTTATCACTTAAATCTTCTCTCATACTAAGAACTAAATTTTGCGCAACTCCTGCCATAATATATTGTTGTATGTATATAAATACTGAACTAAGCAAATACAAGCTTAAAAGTACTGATATTATACCTCCCATAGTGCTAAAGTTTACACTAAATTTTGTGCCAGTTTGGACCGCCGTTTTAATTCCATTAAATAATTGGTCAATAGCTTTCCCCATAATCATTGGTGCTAAAACCGTAAGAGCTGAACTTATTAATACTGCAATAAAAATTGTCAGTATCTTAAACTTTTGCTTTGACATATACTTTAATAATCTTTTTGTAGTCCTTTTTGCATCCTTAGCTTTTTCTGCTGACATACCATCTTCAAAACTAAGTACATCTACTTCTTTTTTTTCTGTTATATTTTCACTCATATTACACCTCCAAATAAACAAATTGACTTTCTTTTTTGCTATTCAAGTTCTTCTTTACTAAGCTGTGAATCTGCAATTTGCTTATAAACATCACACTCTCTAAGTAAATCTTTGTGTTTACCAACACCTACAATTTTACCTTCGTCTAAAACTATAATCTGATTGGCATCCATGATTGTACTTATACGTTGTGCTATAATTATAGCTGTTGAATCTTTAATTTCATCTTTCAATGCTCTTCTAAGTTTTTTATCTGTCTTAAAATCTAATGCAGAAAAACTATCATCAAATATATATATTTCTGGCTTTCTAACTAATGCCCTTGCAATAGAAATTCTTTGCTTTTGTCCACCAGATAAATTATTTCCACCTTGAGCTACAAATGAATCATAGTTATCTTCCATACTAGAAATAAACTCATCGGCTTGAGCTATGTTTGCTGCATGTTTTATTTCTTCAATACTTGCATCTTCTTTTCCATACTTTATATTTTCTTCTATTGTTCCACTAAATAAGAATGCTCTTTGTGGTACAAATCCAATTTTATCTCTAAGCTCTTTTTGAGACATATTCTTAATATCTTGACCATTTATAGATATCTCACCTTCTTGAATTTCAAAAAAACGTGGTATTACATTTGCAATCGTAGATTTGCCAGAACCAGTACTTCCTATAATTGCTGTTACTTCTCCAGAGTTTGTTTCAAATGTTATATTACTTAAGACAGGTTCCTCTGATTCTGAATATGAAAATGTTATATTTTTAAAGGCTAAATGCCCTCTTTCTGAAATAATATTTTCAGAATTATTTCCATCTACAATTTCAGGTACTATGTCTAATATTTGATTTACTCTATCTGCACAAGCTCCTGCTCTAGGTATGTACATAAATACCATTACTGCCATGATTAGATAAAATAAAATTAAAATACAATACTCAACTAATGCCATTATATGACCTATTTCCATATTTCCATTACTTACTCTTATTCCACCAAACCAAATAATACTTACTATACCTAAATTCATTATTAACATTACAATAGGCATAAGTACTGCAAATATCTTATTTATTGAAATTGCTGTTTGAGAATAATCTATTGCTGTTTTATCAAATCTATTCTTTTCAAAACTACTTCTATTAAAAGCTCTTATAACTCTTACTCCAGTTACAGCTTCACGTAACACTCTATTCATATTATCCATTTTTGTTTGCATTATCTTAAATAATTTGATAACTCTTTTACCAACTAAGCATGCAAATAGCATGAATAAAACCATTATTACAACAATAATAATTGTCATTACTTTGTCTATAGAATAAGCTAAAAATAATCCAGAAATAGTTATAATTGGTGCTGGTAACACCAACTCAATAAACATAAATAAAGATTGACCTATTAAAGTAATATCACTAGTACTCCTAGTAATCATAGATGCTGTACCTATTTTATTAAAATCATTTATTGATAATTCTTGAGCTTTTACAAATACTGCTTCTCTAATATCTCTACAAAATCCTGAAGAGAGATTTGATGATACTTTACAAACTAATACAGCTGATAGAGCTGTTATTCCTGCTACTATTAGCATCAATACACCTGTTTTTACAATATAATTTATATCTCCCTTTACTACACCGTTATTTACTATACTTGCCGTAAGAGTCGGTATATATAGAGTTCCAAGTGTTTGCAAAAACGTAAATATCAACATTGTAACAATCAAAACTCTATATGGTTTTAAAAAACGAATTAATTTTTTCATACTTTCACACTCCTTTACAAAATATTATGATAAACTATACTGTAACAGGATAGTCAAGGAGGAATTTTAATTATGAGCCAAAATTCAAAAAATTACTTTACCACTGGTGAATTTGCAAAGATTTGTGGAGTCAATAAAAAAACCCTTTTTCATTATGATGATATAGGTCTTTTCTCTCCAGAATTGAAAAAAGAAAATGGATATAGGTACTACTCATATCATCAACTTAGTATTTTTAGTATAATCTCCTCACTTAAAGAAATAAAAATGCCTTTAAAAGAAATTAAAGCTTATATAGATAAGCGAACTCCAAGTTTATTAATTGAACTTTTAGAAAAAAAGAGTATTGATATTAATAATGAGATTGAAAAATTAAATAATATTAAAACTTTAATGGAATCCACTATCGCACTTACTAAAAAAGCCTGTGACATTGATATAAATACTATTACTTTAGAAGAGCATGAAGAAGAATATATAGTTAAAAGCCCTCTTATAGAAACAAAACAATTTATGGGAGATGATGAAGAGAAATTCTTATATGAATGTATCAATTTTATGGATAACTATGAACTAAGTGATGACTGTTTGATTGGTTCTATTATTAAAGGTGAAGATATACTAAATAAAAATTTTGAATCATATTCATACTTGTTTACTAAAGTTAATAGTGGATACAAAAAATGTCCAATATCAATCAAACCAAAAGGACTCTATGTAACTGCGTATCATAAGGGAGGTTATGATAAACTTGAAACAACTTATGAAAAACTATTAAACTTTTTTAAGGATAATAATTTACATATAGGAGACTTTGTTTATGAAGAATATCTTCTATATGATATAAGTGTTCGAGATATTGATGAATATATAACTCAAATCTCAATTGAAGTTAAAAAACTTTAAAAACAACTACAGCTAATTTTGTCTTTATACAAAACTAAAACTTAAATCAATATAATTATCAGAAATCACTCTATTTAATTCTTTGTTTTTTTATAAATTTACTTATATAATTAATTATATAAACAAATAAAAAAATGATAGTTAAATAATCTATCACTTTTTCATGCATTAATTATGAGAATATAAATTGGTTAAAGTTATTTATTCTAAACTTTAACCAATTTATATATGTAAAGGTACTTCTTTATATCCTAATTAGATTCATTTTATTTTCTTCTTTTTCAATTAATTTTTTGGTTCTTGATAAATTAAATAAGCAGTAATTGTGTATAGACATGAAAACAAAGAAGCAAATCCAGAAACTCGTGCAAGACCTAAAATACCTCCAATTCCAAATCCAAAGGTAAAAATTACAACAGCAATTCCACCTAAAAAAGCAATGCTTGAAAGAATAATCAAAATAACTTTCTTCCAAAATATAGTCACACACGAAGTAATAACAAAATACACCATTGCTTCAATCAGCAACAATGAACCAAGATAAACAGGTGATATGTGGATTAGGTAACGTGAAAAAGCTATTGAGTAAAGTCCAAATACAATAATTAAAATTGCTATAATAAGTCTTCCATAGCTAAAAAGGTGTTTTGCACCATTTTCCAGGATAAAATCCATAATCCGCAAAACACTATATAAAATCATATATCCAGCAATAACATAAAACACACCTTCAAGAAGAAATTCAGGGAATATTAAAAGTGTAATTCCTATGCCTCCAAGAAAAACTGCTCTCAGTATTGCATGCTTTGTAAACTGTTTATAGAGTAATAAATTCATAATCAAGCCCACCTCTCTTAAGAGGTATGATACCATGTAAACATTACTCTCACATGAATCTCTACTTACAATTTTGTAATGTTAACCATCTTTCTGCATCTTCATAAAGCTTGTTAACCACTTCTTTTCTATCTATTCCAGGAAGCTCTTGATTTATTTTATATCCATCCTTACTCAACATATAAGAAAGATTTGCATAAGTTGGTCTGTAATTCTTTATTTCATCCTTAGAAACTTTGACATCACCACCTTGATAAACTGGTAAAATTATATCTTTTTCATATATTGCATCCATAGATACTATATACCACATATCATCTATCTTTTGAGTTTTATACAGAAACTTGACATCTGACTGAAGTTCAACTAAATTTCCATCGATTTCATTTCTAATATGAATAGCTCCCATTGTAATTGATACTGCTTTATTATTATTTACCCAAACTAATGTATCACAAATTTTATGTGGTGCATACGACTTCATCTTACTTGACTCTTCTACAAAGCC
This sequence is a window from Clostridioides difficile. Protein-coding genes within it:
- a CDS encoding DUF4956 domain-containing protein, whose translation is MILIMTFNDIFKSSFIENVSGFSFVDSALALGSAFLVGLFIYMVYKKTYMGIMYSRPFNVSLVALTMLTTFVILAVTSNVVLSLGMVGALSIVRFRTAIKDPMDLVFLFWSLGSGIVLGAGLIPLAVMGSIIMGLILIFFSNKTISETPYILMVNCNNEDSEDIATDKIKKVFSKYQIKSKSVTPEKGIELVFEVRMKDGETSLINDLSQVDGVTNAVLVSYNGDYVA
- a CDS encoding polyphosphate polymerase domain-containing protein yields the protein MEKKLNYRFEMKHKITEADVLALKSRLYPIMKKDANASKDGKYLIRSLYFDTPEDKALFDKLNGVAIREKFRIRFYNNDCSFIKLEKKIKHYNMTSKLSASLTKKEVLKILNNDIEFLKESTNCLLREFYLKIKCERLEAKSIVDYDREAFIYPVGNVRVTIDSDIKTAVNSTDLFNKELPTVSVIDENMTVLEVKYDEFIPDFIKDLVQINKTTSTAVSKYASSRLYT
- a CDS encoding ABC transporter ATP-binding protein/permease, with amino-acid sequence MSENITEKKEVDVLSFEDGMSAEKAKDAKRTTKRLLKYMSKQKFKILTIFIAVLISSALTVLAPMIMGKAIDQLFNGIKTAVQTGTKFSVNFSTMGGIISVLLSLYLLSSVFIYIQQYIMAGVAQNLVLSMREDLSDKLNKLPLKYYDSHKKGETLSIVTNDLEKVADSLQEGLMQLITAVVTVIGSIVMMINISISLTVVSAITLGVSLCITIVIAGKSQKRFSENQKALGELNSNIEEMFTGQVVVKAFSKEEDTIKNFKIVNQNLYNASRKAQFSSYSISPIIRFVNQIGYVVIAVVGGIFAANGTMTLGSIQAFIQYVNQSSEPTTEISYITNMLQAAIASAERVFGVMDEIEEVKDKEPSKVINIPKGKVEFEHVKFGYSDDSILMKDINIKLNAGDKIAIVGPTGAGKTTLVNLLMRFYEIQEGRITIDGIDIKDLKRGELRTMFGMVLQDTWLFNGSIKENIAYSKSDATMEDVVRAAKAARVDHFIRTLPKGYDTILTEDASNLSQGQKQLLTIARAILSDPSVLILDEATSSVDTRTEVEIQKAMNNLMRGRTSFVIAHRLSTIRDADLILVMKEGTIIEQGNHRELLENKGFYEELYNSQFSREYDEEVV
- a CDS encoding ABC transporter ATP-binding protein/permease, encoding MKKLIRFLKPYRVLIVTMLIFTFLQTLGTLYIPTLTASIVNNGVVKGDINYIVKTGVLMLIVAGITALSAVLVCKVSSNLSSGFCRDIREAVFVKAQELSINDFNKIGTASMITRSTSDITLIGQSLFMFIELVLPAPIITISGLFLAYSIDKVMTIIIVVIMVLFMLFACLVGKRVIKLFKIMQTKMDNMNRVLREAVTGVRVIRAFNRSSFEKNRFDKTAIDYSQTAISINKIFAVLMPIVMLIMNLGIVSIIWFGGIRVSNGNMEIGHIMALVEYCILILFYLIMAVMVFMYIPRAGACADRVNQILDIVPEIVDGNNSENIISERGHLAFKNITFSYSESEEPVLSNITFETNSGEVTAIIGSTGSGKSTIANVIPRFFEIQEGEISINGQDIKNMSQKELRDKIGFVPQRAFLFSGTIEENIKYGKEDASIEEIKHAANIAQADEFISSMEDNYDSFVAQGGNNLSGGQKQRISIARALVRKPEIYIFDDSFSALDFKTDKKLRRALKDEIKDSTAIIIAQRISTIMDANQIIVLDEGKIVGVGKHKDLLRECDVYKQIADSQLSKEELE
- a CDS encoding MerR family transcriptional regulator, whose product is MSQNSKNYFTTGEFAKICGVNKKTLFHYDDIGLFSPELKKENGYRYYSYHQLSIFSIISSLKEIKMPLKEIKAYIDKRTPSLLIELLEKKSIDINNEIEKLNNIKTLMESTIALTKKACDIDINTITLEEHEEEYIVKSPLIETKQFMGDDEEKFLYECINFMDNYELSDDCLIGSIIKGEDILNKNFESYSYLFTKVNSGYKKCPISIKPKGLYVTAYHKGGYDKLETTYEKLLNFFKDNNLHIGDFVYEEYLLYDISVRDIDEYITQISIEVKKL